From the genome of Streptomyces sp. NBC_01341, one region includes:
- a CDS encoding multicopper oxidase family protein → MAGLTTAAVAVAGVGILRSNDSDDDKVLAASTLPGVTEPTHSTLAPFKDPLRIPPTLRPGSKGITEIDLVETRLRLHSQMPATRLWTYKGHFPGPTIEARRGETFRIAWNNRLSGTTPVKAVWVHGEGPGPGLLPYNRPGTQGSYPRPEIDKLTAWTTVHLHGGHQNALNDGAAEYGIGPGSTQLAEYANDQAATHLFYHDHAMAVTALNVAAGLIGNYIVRDKEESRLDLPSGDYEIPLTIQDVNFDTDAKGRLNGQVAFKRIIGGPGAPEPGTLPPALSTLAPFTMVNGVVWPHLDVEARAYRFRAVNTSDSRIYRLVVVDEETGKAVPGAMKLIGTDMGLLGKPQTIEEAISLSPAERADIVIDFAAFPGKRLKLVNTIPGQRPGAALPDFAIPFAEVMQFRVGKKRHSPTHIPATLSSSFRKLKASDVPSNATERFVMTAFDRTGGMPQLWEMQEVASDTPSKDGIVQIEMAGRTRTLRRTAAMFEDTTTFFAAAGTWEKWHFISAGPAELPIYHPMHIHLMNFQVIDRRAVDGSGLDVSAGRTKKPLTLGAPMPVAPEESGWKDTITVTANSLVTVAGRLADQTGKVMYHCHILSHEDEGMMRPFVIMPPAIHEIHAMTMGMNGAMGHKKGMDPDMKM, encoded by the coding sequence ATGGCCGGTTTAACCACGGCCGCCGTTGCCGTGGCCGGCGTCGGCATCCTCCGCTCGAACGACTCCGACGACGACAAGGTACTGGCTGCCAGTACCCTGCCAGGGGTGACCGAGCCGACGCACTCGACGCTGGCTCCGTTCAAGGACCCGCTGCGCATACCTCCGACCCTGCGGCCCGGGAGCAAGGGCATCACGGAGATCGACCTCGTCGAGACCCGACTCCGGCTCCACTCGCAGATGCCCGCCACCCGTCTGTGGACCTACAAGGGCCACTTCCCCGGTCCGACCATCGAGGCGCGCCGCGGGGAGACGTTCCGGATCGCCTGGAACAACAGACTGTCCGGCACCACGCCCGTGAAGGCCGTCTGGGTGCACGGCGAGGGCCCCGGCCCCGGCCTGCTGCCCTACAACCGCCCGGGAACGCAGGGCTCGTACCCGCGCCCCGAGATCGACAAGCTCACCGCGTGGACGACGGTGCACCTGCACGGCGGCCACCAGAACGCCCTCAACGACGGCGCGGCCGAGTACGGAATCGGCCCCGGCTCCACACAGTTGGCCGAGTACGCCAACGACCAGGCGGCGACGCACCTCTTCTACCACGACCACGCCATGGCGGTGACCGCGCTCAACGTGGCGGCGGGCCTGATAGGCAACTACATCGTCCGCGACAAGGAGGAGTCGCGGCTCGACCTGCCCAGCGGTGACTACGAGATCCCGCTGACGATCCAGGACGTCAACTTCGACACGGATGCCAAGGGGCGCCTCAACGGCCAGGTCGCCTTCAAGCGGATCATCGGCGGGCCCGGCGCCCCCGAACCCGGCACGCTGCCGCCGGCCCTGTCCACGCTCGCCCCCTTCACCATGGTCAACGGGGTGGTCTGGCCGCACCTGGACGTGGAGGCCCGCGCCTACCGCTTCCGCGCCGTCAACACATCGGACAGCCGCATCTACCGGCTCGTCGTCGTCGACGAGGAGACCGGGAAGGCCGTCCCCGGCGCCATGAAGCTGATCGGCACCGACATGGGCCTGCTGGGGAAGCCGCAGACCATCGAGGAGGCGATCTCCCTCTCCCCCGCCGAGCGCGCGGACATCGTGATCGACTTCGCCGCCTTCCCCGGAAAGCGGCTCAAGCTCGTCAACACCATCCCGGGCCAGCGTCCTGGAGCAGCCCTTCCGGACTTCGCGATCCCGTTCGCCGAGGTGATGCAGTTCCGCGTCGGCAAGAAGCGGCACTCGCCCACTCACATTCCGGCGACGCTGTCCAGCTCGTTCCGCAAGCTCAAGGCGTCCGACGTCCCCTCGAACGCCACCGAGCGGTTCGTCATGACGGCCTTCGACAGGACCGGCGGAATGCCGCAGCTCTGGGAGATGCAGGAGGTGGCGTCGGACACACCGTCCAAGGACGGCATCGTCCAGATCGAGATGGCGGGCAGGACCCGGACACTGCGCCGTACGGCCGCCATGTTCGAGGACACCACCACCTTCTTCGCGGCCGCGGGCACCTGGGAGAAGTGGCACTTCATCAGCGCGGGACCGGCCGAGCTGCCGATCTACCACCCGATGCACATCCACCTGATGAACTTCCAGGTCATCGACCGGCGGGCCGTGGACGGTTCGGGCCTGGACGTCAGCGCCGGCCGGACGAAGAAGCCTCTGACCCTGGGTGCGCCGATGCCCGTCGCTCCCGAGGAGTCGGGCTGGAAGGACACCATCACGGTCACCGCCAACAGCCTTGTCACGGTGGCCGGACGCCTCGCCGACCAGACCGGCAAGGTGATGTACCACTGCCACATCCTCTCCCACGAGGACGAGGGGATGATGCGGCCGTTCGTGATCATGCCGCCGGCGATCCACGAGATCCACGCAATGACGATGGGTATGAACGGAGCCATGGGCCACAAGAAGGGCATGGACCCCGACATGAAGATGTGA